One segment of Dolichospermum sp. DET69 DNA contains the following:
- a CDS encoding RRXRR domain-containing protein — protein sequence MRVPVISVDNVPLMPTKPSRARRWIKTGIAIGKFNKLGIFYVQLIAEPSHTKAQEIVIGLDPGKIFSGIAVQSEKYTLQMLHLVLPFKTVKDRMEQRAMMRRGRRGRRINRKLSFSKRSHRQVRFDNRRGSKLPPSIRANKDLEYRVIILLCEIYPVKTIVIEEVEARGNKSFSPVMVGQRYQIDRLSELAKVELRKGWETSNLRKYLGLYKEKSDKSLQIPETHAVDAVTLACSQFVEYKIWEGTKTHGASWIGNVTITGSQFTILRRPPISRRQLHLMVFSSSGNRRKYGGTTTRHGFRKGDFVEATQGQKTFFGWVSGDTEKQVSVSDSNWKRLGQCTAKKVRLIKRNTGLIVLSTRRMFNLTASSH from the coding sequence ATGCGAGTACCAGTAATTTCAGTAGACAATGTTCCATTAATGCCAACAAAACCTAGTCGCGCTAGACGTTGGATTAAAACTGGTATTGCAATTGGTAAATTTAATAAGTTAGGTATTTTTTATGTCCAGTTAATAGCTGAACCATCTCACACAAAAGCTCAAGAAATCGTCATTGGATTAGACCCAGGAAAAATATTTTCTGGCATAGCAGTTCAATCTGAAAAATACACACTACAAATGTTGCACCTAGTTCTTCCATTCAAAACAGTCAAAGACAGAATGGAGCAAAGAGCTATGATGAGACGTGGAAGACGTGGAAGACGAATTAATCGGAAATTATCATTCAGTAAACGTAGCCATCGTCAAGTTAGATTTGATAATCGTCGGGGTTCTAAACTTCCTCCAAGCATTCGAGCTAACAAAGACCTAGAATATAGAGTAATAATTTTATTGTGTGAAATCTACCCAGTAAAAACAATTGTCATTGAAGAGGTTGAGGCAAGAGGAAACAAGAGTTTTAGTCCAGTAATGGTAGGTCAAAGATATCAAATTGATCGATTATCTGAACTAGCAAAAGTAGAATTAAGGAAAGGATGGGAAACATCGAATCTTCGTAAATACTTAGGTTTATACAAAGAAAAATCCGATAAGTCTCTACAAATTCCAGAAACTCATGCGGTTGATGCAGTTACTTTAGCTTGTTCACAGTTTGTTGAATACAAAATATGGGAAGGAACAAAAACTCATGGTGCGTCTTGGATAGGTAACGTCACTATTACTGGGTCGCAATTTACTATTTTGCGTCGTCCTCCAATTAGTCGTAGGCAACTACATTTAATGGTTTTCTCTTCATCTGGGAATAGACGTAAATATGGTGGAACTACTACGAGGCATGGATTTAGAAAAGGTGATTTTGTGGAAGCTACCCAAGGACAAAAAACATTTTTTGGTTGGGTTAGTGGAGACACGGAAAAACAAGTTTCAGTTAGTGATTCCAACTGGAAACGATTAGGACAATGTACAGCTAAAAAAGTCCGATTGATTAAGCGAAACACGGGTTTAATCGTGTTGTCAACTCGGAGAATGTTTAATCTAACGGCATCGAGCCATTAA
- the hisF gene encoding imidazole glycerol phosphate synthase subunit HisF, with protein sequence MLSKRILPCLDVKAGRVVKGINFIDLKDAGDPVELAKVYNEAGADELVFLDITATHEDRGTIIDVVYRTAEQVFIPLTVGGGIQSLENVKDLLRAGADKVSINSAAVRNPDLINQASDRFGNQCIVVAIDARRRLDPENPGWDVYVRGGRENTGIDALWWAEEVTRRGAGELLVTSMDADGTQAGYDLELTKAIANAVEIPVIASGGAGNCEHIHTALTEGKAEAALLASLLHFGKLSVAQIKNYLQERNVPVRLPS encoded by the coding sequence ATGTTGTCTAAAAGAATCTTACCTTGTCTAGATGTCAAGGCTGGTAGAGTTGTGAAAGGAATTAATTTTATTGATCTCAAGGATGCAGGTGATCCTGTAGAACTGGCCAAGGTTTACAATGAAGCCGGTGCAGATGAGTTAGTGTTTCTGGATATTACGGCTACTCATGAAGACAGAGGGACGATTATTGATGTAGTTTACCGGACTGCTGAACAGGTCTTCATTCCACTCACTGTGGGTGGTGGGATTCAATCCTTAGAAAATGTTAAAGATTTATTACGCGCCGGGGCTGATAAGGTTAGTATTAATTCGGCAGCAGTGAGAAATCCAGATTTAATCAATCAAGCAAGCGATCGCTTTGGGAACCAGTGTATTGTTGTGGCTATTGATGCTAGACGTAGACTTGATCCTGAAAATCCTGGCTGGGATGTGTATGTTCGCGGTGGTAGAGAAAATACTGGTATTGATGCTCTATGGTGGGCTGAAGAAGTGACAAGAAGAGGGGCTGGAGAATTGTTAGTTACAAGTATGGACGCTGATGGAACTCAAGCTGGTTATGATTTGGAGTTGACAAAAGCGATCGCTAATGCTGTGGAAATTCCCGTAATTGCTTCTGGGGGTGCAGGAAATTGTGAACATATTCACACTGCTTTAACGGAAGGTAAAGCCGAAGCTGCACTTTTAGCGTCTTTGTTACATTTTGGGAAACTAAGTGTAGCACAAATTAAAAATTATTTGCAAGAGCGCAATGTTCCTGTCCGTCTTCCTAGTTGA
- a CDS encoding STAS domain-containing protein, giving the protein MTLTQERQVILFKPQGSIDLDSGTVLSEQMAEIEPQHHQLWVIDLAAVDFMDSSGLVPLVKALTSARQSGCRLVLCNVKAPVKLILELTQLDSVFEIFPSYEDIFAPVPEQQLLLATGM; this is encoded by the coding sequence ATGACTCTTACACAAGAACGCCAAGTAATTTTGTTCAAACCCCAAGGTAGCATAGACCTGGATAGTGGTACAGTCTTGAGCGAGCAGATGGCTGAAATAGAACCTCAGCATCACCAACTCTGGGTTATAGATTTAGCAGCAGTGGATTTCATGGATAGTTCGGGATTAGTCCCCCTCGTCAAAGCCCTGACATCGGCGCGTCAAAGTGGTTGTCGGTTAGTTCTTTGCAATGTCAAAGCTCCAGTAAAATTGATTTTGGAACTTACCCAACTTGATTCAGTATTTGAAATTTTTCCAAGTTATGAAGATATTTTCGCTCCTGTTCCAGAACAACAGCTATTATTAGCAACTGGAATGTAG
- the ruvB gene encoding Holliday junction branch migration DNA helicase RuvB: MAIISSKKQPPEPNGEPKQQRELAKAPPENLLQSEAAIHEQGKPEESIRPQKFADYIGQKDLKDVLDIAIKAAKSRNEVMDHLLLYGPPGLGKTTMAMILASEMGVSCKITSAPALERPRDILGLLVNLKPGDVLFIDEIHRLSRMTEEILYPAMEDYRLDITVGKGSSAKIRSIPLSKFTLVGATTRVGALTSPLRDRFGLIQKLRFYEVEELTQIVLRTADFLQTTVNPDGAIEIAKRSRGTPRIANRLLKRVRDYAEVKSFTEINKIVAAEALELYQVDPCGLDWTDRKMLTVIIENFNGGPVGLETIAATTGEDTQTIEEVYEPYLMQIGYLSRTPRGRIATKAAYQHMGFKPPNEQLSLL, encoded by the coding sequence ATGGCGATTATCTCCTCTAAAAAACAGCCTCCAGAACCCAACGGAGAACCCAAACAGCAACGGGAATTAGCCAAAGCACCCCCCGAAAATCTGTTACAATCAGAAGCTGCTATTCATGAACAAGGTAAACCAGAAGAGAGTATTCGTCCGCAAAAATTTGCTGATTACATTGGACAAAAGGATTTAAAAGACGTTTTAGATATAGCCATTAAAGCAGCCAAGTCTAGAAATGAAGTCATGGATCATTTGCTGTTGTATGGACCACCAGGTTTAGGTAAAACCACAATGGCCATGATTTTAGCCTCAGAAATGGGGGTAAGTTGCAAAATTACCAGCGCTCCAGCATTAGAACGGCCACGGGATATCCTGGGGTTATTGGTAAACCTGAAACCAGGGGATGTGTTATTTATAGATGAAATCCATCGGTTATCACGAATGACTGAGGAAATTCTCTATCCAGCAATGGAAGATTATCGCTTAGATATTACAGTGGGTAAAGGTTCCAGCGCCAAAATTAGAAGTATACCTTTATCTAAATTTACCTTAGTCGGGGCAACAACCCGCGTCGGGGCTTTAACTTCTCCATTGCGCGATCGCTTTGGCTTAATTCAGAAGTTGCGCTTTTATGAAGTGGAAGAACTCACCCAAATTGTACTTCGCACCGCTGACTTTTTACAAACCACAGTTAACCCCGATGGGGCTATAGAAATAGCTAAACGGTCGCGGGGAACACCCAGAATTGCAAATAGATTACTAAAAAGAGTCCGTGATTATGCGGAAGTAAAATCTTTTACAGAAATCAATAAAATTGTTGCAGCAGAAGCATTAGAACTATATCAAGTTGATCCTTGTGGTTTAGATTGGACAGATAGAAAAATGCTCACTGTGATTATTGAAAACTTTAATGGTGGTCCTGTAGGTTTAGAAACTATCGCTGCTACCACGGGAGAAGACACCCAAACTATTGAAGAAGTTTATGAACCATATTTAATGCAAATAGGTTATTTAAGTCGCACACCTAGGGGAAGAATAGCCACTAAAGCAGCCTATCAACACATGGGTTTTAAACCACCTAATGAGCAGCTATCATTATTATAA